The Brevibacillus brevis genome contains a region encoding:
- the hppD gene encoding 4-hydroxyphenylpyruvate dioxygenase, translating to MSNTDFFPIQDWDYLEFYTGNAKQAMHYFTNAFGFEAVAYAGLETGSREKVSYVLKQKHMTFVISGALTPDSPIAEFVKKHGDGVKDVALRVEDCEQAYREAVSRGAIPIMEPTEYTDEFGTVKKAIIGTYGENIHSFIERKNYNGPFFPGYKAYQSPVKGEGTGIIGIDHIVGNVEVMDEWVEYYQKVMGFTAVQNFSEDDISTEYSALMSKVMQSGTGRIKFPINEPAEGRRKSQIQEFLEFYKGPGVQHIAILTNDIIDTVSKLRNNGVDFLMVPDAYYEDLKERVGEIDEDIEALRKLGVLVDRDDEGYLLQLFSKPIVDRPTLFIEIIQRKGARGFGNGNFKALFEALEREQERRGNL from the coding sequence ATGAGCAATACCGATTTTTTCCCGATCCAGGACTGGGACTACTTGGAGTTTTATACAGGGAACGCCAAGCAAGCCATGCACTATTTCACAAATGCGTTTGGATTTGAAGCAGTAGCCTATGCGGGCTTGGAGACAGGTTCTCGGGAAAAGGTTTCCTACGTCTTGAAGCAGAAGCATATGACGTTCGTGATCAGTGGGGCGCTTACGCCTGACAGCCCGATCGCAGAATTTGTGAAAAAGCATGGGGACGGAGTCAAAGACGTTGCCTTGCGTGTAGAGGATTGTGAGCAGGCTTACCGGGAGGCCGTTTCTCGCGGAGCCATTCCGATCATGGAACCGACTGAGTATACCGATGAATTCGGGACGGTCAAAAAAGCGATTATCGGTACGTACGGCGAAAACATCCACTCTTTTATCGAACGAAAAAATTACAACGGACCATTCTTCCCAGGCTATAAAGCTTACCAATCTCCAGTCAAAGGTGAGGGTACAGGGATCATCGGCATCGACCATATCGTCGGTAACGTTGAGGTCATGGATGAGTGGGTAGAATACTATCAAAAGGTCATGGGCTTTACAGCCGTACAAAATTTCAGTGAGGACGACATCTCGACGGAGTATTCAGCGCTCATGTCCAAAGTGATGCAAAGTGGAACAGGACGCATCAAATTCCCGATTAATGAACCGGCAGAAGGACGCCGCAAGTCGCAGATTCAGGAGTTTTTGGAGTTCTACAAAGGGCCAGGCGTACAGCATATTGCGATCCTGACCAACGATATCATCGACACGGTATCGAAGCTGCGTAATAACGGTGTAGATTTCCTCATGGTGCCAGATGCGTACTACGAAGATCTGAAAGAGCGTGTAGGAGAAATTGACGAAGACATCGAGGCGCTGAGAAAGCTGGGTGTCTTGGTCGACAGAGACGACGAAGGCTATCTCTTGCAGCTGTTCAGCAAACCGATTGTGGACCGTCCGACGCTGTTCATCGAGATTATCCAGCGCAAAGGAGCGCGTGGTTTCGGCAACGGCAACTTCAAGGCACTGTTCGAGGCGCTGGAGCGCGAGCAGGAGCGCAGAGGTAATCTGTAG
- a CDS encoding CstA-like transporter-associated (seleno)protein, whose protein sequence is MRRKLRAMRKAMRKVSSAIKTIFGMPDYDRYLAHWYETHGAPGIFPMTEREYYMYALTERFEKGGVTRCC, encoded by the coding sequence ATGAGGCGCAAGCTAAGAGCCATGCGAAAGGCAATGCGCAAAGTGAGCTCTGCTATTAAAACGATTTTCGGAATGCCCGACTATGATCGCTATCTCGCCCATTGGTACGAGACGCATGGGGCACCGGGTATCTTTCCGATGACAGAGCGTGAGTACTACATGTACGCATTGACCGAACGATTTGAAAAAGGTGGCGTAACGCGCTGCTGCTAA
- a CDS encoding LPXTG cell wall anchor domain-containing protein, with the protein MRQIGGYIIIGIGAIFVLATYLNVPLAMDMLWPVFLLIPGIGFHIFFFMNPKPNRAGLLVPGGILLVYAPLFFFSQLFFGGDMSTTWPFFLIGPAVGLTELYIFGNRKPALLIPIGILTVLAVVFLIANLASTQVGGILGLLLIVLGGIMVTRKKNDDYPM; encoded by the coding sequence ATGCGACAAATCGGGGGTTACATCATTATCGGAATCGGAGCGATTTTTGTTCTGGCTACCTACCTGAACGTACCGCTCGCAATGGACATGCTATGGCCAGTCTTCCTTCTCATCCCAGGTATCGGGTTTCATATTTTCTTTTTTATGAACCCAAAGCCGAATCGTGCTGGATTGCTCGTACCGGGCGGGATCTTGCTCGTCTATGCCCCACTCTTCTTTTTCAGCCAGCTTTTTTTTGGCGGGGATATGAGCACAACGTGGCCCTTCTTCCTGATCGGTCCTGCCGTGGGGCTTACCGAGCTGTACATATTCGGCAATCGCAAACCTGCTCTGTTGATCCCCATTGGCATCCTCACCGTTCTTGCCGTCGTATTTTTGATCGCGAATCTGGCCTCTACCCAAGTAGGCGGCATTCTCGGCTTGCTCCTGATCGTACTGGGCGGAATCATGGTGACACGCAAGAAAAACGATGACTATCCCATGTAA
- a CDS encoding sensor histidine kinase, producing the protein MNMALMVPLTERTAVLIVVALLFTRVRAFRSILNQQATWREKALMVVIFSAISILGTYNGIWYQDAIANSRVIGTVVAGLLAGPWVGLMTGLIAGIHRYSLGGFTDLACAISTISEGLFAGLIYQYRRNRSKKIGWTTALVVGFLAEWLQMGIVLLIARPYADALALVQAISVPMSVVNSVGIAILIIIIDLAKKEEDRIGALQAQRTLQVADKTLSYLRQGLTSDSAQKVAEEILRTTRVAAVAITDTRSVLAHVGAGSSHHVVGEGITTKATREVLSTKEVKIAQTKEEIGCRETNCSLRYAILVPLMRRREVAGVLKLYQDRSRKLSAVDLELVRGLGNLISSQLELAELEKQSRLLADAEIRALHAQINPHFLFNALNTIVSFIRFRPEQARELLIHLGEYFRRNLHDSGGYVSLARELEHIEAYLAIERARFGDKLHVEYDIEDGVERFTVPGLILQPLVENAVKHGLLPKREGGTVVIRARRKEKQIVELTVADNGVGMEVDPFEPALNEKIAGRQLSGIGLANVKSRLQSIYGEPYGIVIESKSGSGTTCTIQLPIGVNVSAQSVHRR; encoded by the coding sequence ATGAATATGGCATTAATGGTTCCGTTGACGGAGCGGACGGCTGTTTTGATAGTGGTGGCCTTGCTGTTTACACGTGTACGTGCATTCCGCAGCATATTGAACCAGCAAGCGACGTGGCGGGAAAAAGCGCTAATGGTCGTCATTTTTTCCGCGATTTCCATACTAGGTACATACAATGGCATCTGGTATCAGGATGCGATTGCGAATTCACGCGTGATCGGGACTGTCGTGGCAGGCTTGCTGGCTGGTCCTTGGGTAGGGCTGATGACTGGACTGATTGCGGGGATTCATCGCTATTCATTGGGGGGCTTTACGGACTTGGCATGTGCCATCTCGACGATCAGCGAGGGCTTGTTTGCGGGACTCATCTATCAGTACCGCCGTAACCGCAGCAAAAAAATAGGATGGACGACAGCACTCGTCGTTGGTTTCTTGGCGGAGTGGCTGCAAATGGGAATTGTCTTGCTCATCGCACGTCCTTACGCTGACGCTTTGGCATTGGTGCAGGCCATTAGTGTACCGATGTCAGTCGTCAACTCGGTCGGAATTGCTATTTTGATCATTATTATTGATTTGGCGAAAAAGGAAGAAGATCGGATTGGGGCACTCCAGGCCCAGCGAACGCTGCAAGTAGCGGACAAAACACTATCTTACTTGCGTCAAGGACTGACGTCTGATTCTGCCCAAAAGGTAGCAGAGGAAATATTGCGGACGACGCGTGTAGCAGCGGTAGCGATTACCGATACGCGCTCTGTACTTGCGCATGTTGGCGCAGGCTCGTCCCATCACGTAGTGGGAGAAGGCATAACGACCAAGGCGACCCGTGAAGTTTTATCGACCAAAGAAGTAAAGATTGCCCAGACAAAGGAAGAGATTGGGTGCAGGGAGACGAATTGTTCCTTGCGCTATGCGATTCTCGTACCCCTGATGCGAAGACGTGAAGTGGCGGGCGTGCTCAAGCTGTATCAGGATCGCTCTCGCAAACTGTCGGCAGTGGACTTGGAACTCGTGCGTGGATTGGGGAACCTGATATCGAGTCAGCTCGAACTGGCTGAGCTCGAGAAGCAGTCCCGCCTGTTGGCAGACGCAGAAATCAGAGCCTTGCATGCGCAAATCAATCCGCATTTCTTGTTCAATGCGCTCAATACGATCGTGTCGTTTATTCGCTTCCGTCCCGAACAGGCGCGTGAACTGTTGATTCATTTGGGGGAGTACTTCCGGCGTAATTTGCATGACTCTGGGGGATATGTCAGTCTGGCGCGTGAGCTGGAGCATATCGAAGCGTATTTGGCCATCGAGCGTGCGAGGTTCGGGGACAAGCTGCATGTAGAGTACGACATCGAGGATGGCGTAGAGCGGTTTACCGTGCCAGGACTGATTTTGCAGCCGCTGGTAGAGAATGCGGTCAAGCACGGGCTGTTGCCCAAGCGCGAAGGAGGAACTGTCGTGATTCGTGCCCGCCGCAAAGAAAAGCAAATCGTCGAACTGACAGTGGCAGATAATGGAGTGGGAATGGAAGTGGACCCATTCGAGCCAGCCCTAAATGAGAAGATTGCAGGACGGCAATTATCCGGGATCGGTCTTGCCAATGTAAAAAGCCGTCTCCAGTCGATCTACGGAGAACCGTATGGAATCGTGATCGAGAGCAAAAGCGGGAGCGGCACAACATGCACCATACAATTACCGATAGGGGTGAACGTCAGTGCTCAAAGTGTTCATCGTCGATGA
- a CDS encoding GNAT family N-acetyltransferase translates to MIHRLESNDYAKIRTLLTPDNVNDLTIHAIINGTNRGVIYVDDVEQPRTALVDQTGVISIFVGNAANEAFTADLGAFIEGELRRYTTESCGGTHFLAVVPDEAWEKAVTKAISHREIETDWEYYYQFNPEQFQARKISYRPLPEGYTLKRIDAGVIENDPDNILIEIVEEFYHSVDDFLQWGVGFCVCKGNTIVSACLSCCVHERDHEISVETYEEADMNKGFATLACAAYLEHCLEHGLTPHWTTLETNEESVRLGTKLGFEPKEKCKILEFEY, encoded by the coding sequence ATGATTCATAGATTGGAATCAAATGATTATGCAAAAATCAGAACGCTGCTGACACCTGATAACGTGAACGATTTGACCATCCATGCGATTATCAATGGGACAAATCGAGGAGTAATTTACGTGGATGATGTGGAGCAGCCTCGGACAGCATTGGTCGATCAAACCGGCGTGATCAGCATTTTCGTAGGGAATGCTGCCAATGAAGCGTTCACAGCAGATCTGGGTGCCTTTATCGAGGGAGAATTGCGCAGATATACGACCGAATCATGCGGGGGCACTCATTTTCTGGCAGTTGTGCCAGATGAAGCGTGGGAAAAGGCAGTGACCAAAGCTATCTCGCATCGAGAGATCGAAACGGATTGGGAATATTACTACCAGTTCAATCCCGAGCAATTCCAAGCGCGAAAGATCAGCTACCGCCCTCTGCCCGAAGGATACACGTTGAAAAGAATCGATGCAGGTGTCATTGAAAATGATCCTGACAACATTCTGATCGAGATTGTAGAGGAGTTCTATCATTCGGTGGATGATTTTTTGCAGTGGGGTGTAGGTTTCTGTGTATGTAAAGGAAATACGATTGTGAGTGCTTGCCTGTCTTGCTGCGTCCATGAGCGTGACCATGAAATTAGCGTGGAAACGTACGAGGAAGCCGACATGAACAAAGGTTTTGCGACGCTTGCTTGCGCGGCATACCTGGAGCATTGCTTGGAACATGGACTGACACCGCACTGGACCACGCTGGAAACGAACGAGGAGTCAGTACGTCTGGGGACAAAGCTAGGATTTGAACCGAAAGAAAAGTGTAAAATACTGGAGTTCGAATATTAA
- a CDS encoding LytR/AlgR family response regulator transcription factor, with translation MLKVFIVDDETPAREELRYLLEQFSEVSVVGEAGSGEEALEAVLQTEPDAVFLDIHLQDRDGVDVGQELLESMVNPPVIIFASAYEFHAVRAFEAEAVDYIVKPFSEMRLEKTMNRVRKMMRKNEPALDASPLLEERLQSLLQNVLVDTQPRRVPVEKNGKIMLIDPNEIVYATLEGRYASIYTAGEQYATTFTLQELESRLSRQQFFRTHRAFIVNLSKTAELVPWFKGSIHLVMQDHRKTEVPVSRNVVKELKKRLGF, from the coding sequence GTGCTCAAAGTGTTCATCGTCGATGATGAGACACCTGCCAGAGAAGAACTGCGGTATTTGCTGGAGCAGTTTTCGGAAGTGTCCGTAGTAGGAGAGGCGGGCAGCGGGGAAGAGGCGTTGGAAGCGGTTCTTCAGACAGAGCCGGATGCGGTCTTTTTGGACATCCATTTGCAGGACAGAGATGGCGTAGATGTGGGGCAGGAGCTTCTGGAATCCATGGTCAATCCACCTGTCATCATCTTTGCAAGTGCGTATGAATTCCATGCGGTCCGAGCATTTGAGGCCGAAGCCGTTGATTATATCGTCAAGCCGTTCAGCGAAATGCGACTGGAAAAGACGATGAACCGGGTACGAAAAATGATGCGGAAAAACGAGCCTGCATTGGACGCGTCACCGCTGCTGGAGGAAAGGCTGCAGTCCCTTCTGCAAAATGTGTTGGTCGATACTCAGCCGCGTCGTGTCCCGGTGGAAAAAAACGGTAAGATCATGCTGATTGATCCAAACGAAATCGTCTATGCCACCTTGGAAGGAAGGTATGCGAGCATTTATACAGCAGGTGAGCAATATGCGACCACGTTTACGTTGCAGGAGCTGGAGAGCAGGCTGTCACGCCAGCAGTTTTTTCGGACGCATCGCGCTTTTATTGTCAATTTATCCAAAACAGCAGAGCTCGTTCCTTGGTTCAAAGGCTCGATTCATCTAGTCATGCAGGATCATCGCAAAACAGAAGTGCCTGTCAGCCGCAATGTCGTAAAGGAATTGAAGAAACGACTGGGGTTTTAA
- a CDS encoding carbon starvation CstA family protein: MKKWFLSLLIWGGIAALGAVGFGMIALWQGESVNSFWLLTAAFCTYAVAYRFYSKFIAKKLMALDDNRATPAEVNNDGKDFVPTNKWVLFGHHFAAIAGAGPLVGPTLAAQMGYLPGTIWIIVGVVIGGAVQDFIILFGSMRRNGKSLGQIAKEEIGPVGGALALVGIIAIMIILIAVLAMVVVNALAESPWATFTIFMTLPIAILMGLYMRYIRPGQVLEGSIIGLALLFVSLWLGQIVAASPTWGPAFTFSKVQLAWMIIVYGFIASVLPVWLLLAPRDYLSSFLKVGTIAVLAVGIVLTLPPLQMPALTKFIDGTGPVFAGNLFPFLFITIACGAVSGFHSLVSSGTTPKMIAKESHAPLIGYGGMLMESGVAVMAMIAACVLTPGVYFAINSPAAAIGVDAVQVATTITGWGYTVTPDHLTTLANDIQEKTILSRTGGAPSLAIGMATIFSGVLGGKALMAFWYHFAILFEAVFILTTIDAGTRVGRFMVQDMLGNVIPKMKEVNWLPGNLIGSGIITIGWGYFLLQGVMDPLGGIYTLWPLFGIANQMLAAIAFTVGTTIIFKMGKAAYSWITLVPMAWLTTATLTAGWQKLFHPDPKIGFLSHAEAFQKALDAGTLPKGVKTVEAAQKMIFNDQIDAVVCAIFMVITIGIILDGARVWINILRGKHYPLQESPYIKSKGNVFDGKGHHVA, from the coding sequence ATGAAGAAATGGTTTCTTTCCCTCCTGATTTGGGGCGGGATAGCCGCATTGGGTGCTGTCGGATTCGGGATGATAGCGCTCTGGCAAGGGGAATCAGTCAACTCGTTCTGGTTACTGACAGCCGCATTCTGCACTTATGCTGTAGCTTATCGTTTTTACAGCAAATTCATAGCCAAAAAATTAATGGCGCTCGATGACAATCGCGCTACACCGGCAGAAGTGAACAACGATGGCAAAGACTTCGTGCCAACGAACAAATGGGTGTTGTTTGGGCACCATTTCGCTGCGATTGCAGGTGCAGGTCCGCTCGTAGGTCCTACGCTGGCTGCGCAAATGGGATATTTGCCGGGAACGATCTGGATTATCGTCGGGGTCGTGATCGGTGGAGCGGTGCAGGACTTCATTATTTTGTTCGGATCGATGCGCCGCAACGGAAAGTCTCTCGGGCAAATTGCCAAGGAAGAGATTGGTCCTGTAGGCGGAGCGCTTGCCTTGGTCGGAATTATTGCCATTATGATCATCTTGATTGCTGTCTTGGCGATGGTAGTTGTAAACGCTCTAGCTGAGTCACCTTGGGCAACCTTCACGATATTCATGACGCTGCCAATCGCGATATTAATGGGATTGTACATGCGGTATATACGACCCGGGCAGGTATTGGAAGGCTCGATCATCGGGCTGGCGCTGTTGTTCGTGTCCCTCTGGCTCGGTCAAATCGTTGCTGCATCGCCAACTTGGGGACCGGCCTTTACGTTTTCCAAAGTACAGCTTGCCTGGATGATTATTGTGTACGGCTTCATCGCATCTGTTTTGCCTGTGTGGCTGCTGCTGGCGCCGCGCGATTACCTCAGCTCGTTTTTGAAAGTAGGGACGATTGCGGTATTGGCGGTGGGAATCGTGCTGACGCTGCCACCGTTGCAAATGCCAGCACTGACGAAATTCATTGATGGAACTGGCCCTGTTTTCGCAGGAAATCTGTTCCCCTTCCTGTTTATTACCATCGCGTGCGGAGCCGTATCGGGATTCCATTCACTCGTATCATCCGGAACGACGCCGAAGATGATCGCGAAGGAATCGCATGCACCATTGATCGGTTATGGCGGGATGCTGATGGAGTCTGGAGTCGCCGTTATGGCGATGATTGCTGCATGCGTGTTGACTCCGGGCGTCTATTTTGCGATCAACTCGCCTGCCGCAGCGATTGGTGTAGACGCAGTCCAGGTTGCGACGACGATAACGGGCTGGGGCTATACAGTAACCCCTGACCACTTAACGACTCTCGCCAACGATATTCAAGAAAAGACGATCCTGTCACGGACGGGCGGAGCGCCGTCACTGGCGATCGGGATGGCGACGATTTTCTCCGGTGTATTGGGCGGCAAGGCATTAATGGCATTCTGGTATCACTTTGCGATTTTGTTTGAGGCCGTATTTATTTTGACGACGATCGATGCGGGAACGCGTGTCGGACGATTTATGGTACAAGACATGCTCGGCAACGTCATCCCGAAAATGAAGGAAGTCAACTGGCTGCCAGGCAATCTCATTGGTTCTGGCATTATTACCATCGGATGGGGATATTTCCTGCTCCAAGGCGTCATGGACCCATTGGGAGGCATCTACACCCTGTGGCCGCTCTTTGGTATCGCCAACCAGATGCTCGCCGCGATTGCGTTTACGGTGGGAACGACGATTATTTTCAAAATGGGCAAAGCGGCCTACTCGTGGATCACGCTCGTACCGATGGCTTGGCTGACGACGGCTACGCTGACAGCGGGCTGGCAAAAGCTGTTCCATCCTGATCCCAAAATCGGGTTCCTCTCGCATGCAGAAGCATTCCAAAAGGCACTGGATGCCGGTACGCTGCCAAAAGGAGTAAAAACGGTGGAGGCTGCACAAAAAATGATCTTTAACGACCAAATCGATGCGGTGGTATGTGCGATCTTCATGGTCATTACGATTGGGATCATTCTCGACGGAGCGCGGGTATGGATCAATATTCTCCGCGGCAAGCACTATCCGTTGCAGGAGTCGCCGTACATCAAGTCCAAAGGAAATGTATTTGACGGGAAAGGACATCACGTAGCATGA
- the trxA gene encoding thioredoxin: MSICHTTDTTFQHDVKSEGYTLVNFWAPWCGPCRFFGPILESFDGEHSSEVRVLKINVDEQTEIANQYGIMSLPTTILLKNGELIDKVVGAAPLAELKRFVFQNRK; this comes from the coding sequence ATGAGCATTTGCCACACGACAGATACTACGTTTCAACATGATGTAAAAAGCGAGGGCTATACTCTCGTCAATTTTTGGGCGCCTTGGTGCGGACCATGCCGCTTTTTTGGGCCGATACTCGAATCGTTTGATGGGGAGCATAGCAGCGAAGTGAGAGTCCTAAAGATCAATGTCGATGAACAAACGGAGATTGCCAATCAGTATGGCATTATGAGTTTGCCAACGACCATTTTGCTCAAAAACGGGGAATTAATCGACAAAGTCGTAGGAGCGGCCCCGCTAGCGGAACTGAAACGATTTGTTTTCCAGAATAGGAAGTAG
- a CDS encoding RNA polymerase sigma factor, which produces MSIKREVQQDIQLAQDGSAEAFARVIQLYERTLYGLARTYVGRDEDCADVVQDTVMKAFRAIRTLREPAYFKTWMIQILINECRQWQRKKKRSPTVELSPTQIEEKAVQAPYEAIELTEAVWKLEHELRIVVWLHYYEDLPIKEVASRVGVPEGTVKSRLHRARVLLAEELESSQERNVDHDPNFMRKLSLDDFAPLSAA; this is translated from the coding sequence GTGAGCATCAAGAGGGAAGTACAGCAGGACATTCAGCTAGCACAGGACGGCAGCGCAGAAGCTTTTGCCAGAGTTATTCAATTGTACGAGCGTACCTTGTATGGCTTGGCACGAACCTATGTCGGGCGGGACGAGGATTGTGCCGATGTGGTGCAGGATACGGTAATGAAAGCATTCAGAGCCATTCGAACGCTGCGAGAGCCTGCTTATTTCAAAACATGGATGATCCAAATTCTCATAAACGAATGCAGACAGTGGCAGCGAAAAAAGAAACGAAGTCCAACCGTAGAGTTGTCTCCGACACAAATAGAGGAGAAAGCGGTACAGGCTCCCTACGAAGCCATTGAACTAACAGAGGCAGTATGGAAGCTGGAGCATGAGCTGCGCATCGTCGTTTGGCTTCACTATTACGAGGATTTGCCGATTAAAGAAGTCGCCTCGCGAGTAGGTGTCCCTGAAGGCACAGTGAAATCCCGGCTGCACCGGGCTCGTGTGCTGCTTGCAGAAGAGCTGGAATCCTCCCAGGAAAGGAACGTGGACCATGACCCGAATTTCATGCGGAAGCTGAGTCTGGATGACTTCGCTCCGCTATCAGCCGCTTAA